ttgacctctccagattcctaagagctcagtaaggggcgtacagaagcgcactacagtgccttccgtcccctgtcctatagtctctcctatatctcgtatttcttctctactatatcctctataaccttcattgtgtattattgtgtattggacaaaatgaataaataaataaataaataaataaataaataaataaaatgattctgATATGGTTAAAAGGAAACGACACAATGTGACATAGAATTAAGATAAGAGATatacttattaggaataattagagaacATTATACTAAACCAAAATACTACTTTATTgtccatatattaactgcggcaaGATTGGCatatgctcaaaactggaaagATTGAAACCTCCAGTCAGATGAcatgataaattaataaaataatggattgtgctgaaatgaccaGGCTTACTTATGAACTGCAAAATAAACAAGAAAGAGATTATTTTTACTGTATGGGAAAACTTTTAGAAATGAGGAGAGATAATACAAGCAAGTTAAATAAACAGGGAAAATTGTTAAAATGTGacctaatttaatgaaaatagtaaataatacCGATGTAGGGTAGAGAGAGGTAtagatatatgtgtatatgtatatatatgtaaagcTAGAAGTAATATTGCGAAGtgtaaatatatctggaaatTATATAGTTGCAAAAGTGGTTAgtatttactttatttgtttatatttcatgtgTGTTAATACAtgttataatactatacttgcttgacaaataaatacaaataaataaataaatacattttttgtatatcttgtttatatgttgtttgtttataaaaaactcaataaaattaacaaaaaagTTGATACTCAGATAcgtcctttttaaaattattattattattattattactattatattattattattgttattttaaattggTTGACCAATTttgtttgtattatttatttattatttctttattaatcagatttgtatgccgcccctctctgcagactcggggcggctcaccgcaacagtaatacaatgtaaacaaatctaatatttaagttaatttaaaaccccaatttagaaaccaatcatacatactaacataccatgcataaattttataagcctagggggagggaaagtctcaattcccccatgcctgacgacagaggtgggttttaaggagcttacgaaaggcaaggagggtgggggcaactctgatatctggggggagttggttccaaagggtcggggccgccacagagaaggctcttcccctgggtcccaccaaacgacatttagaagaataaaaataaataaataataaaagtattattttaaatTGGTTGGCCTTTGGTTTCCCTGGCTATGTTTCTTCTCCACTTATTGGAAACAAATAATTTGTTACGACCAAAATTATTTGCAAAATATTTCAAGAGAGGATGACTATATTTTATCTGTAGGGTTCTTCAGAATTTCTTTGAAATTTCTCCTGATAGTAACGTTGACTGGACCGGAGGATTGTTATAGGGCTTCTGAAGGATTATTTTGTGACTCATTGTTCCACCGAAGAAGAATGTCTTAGCCAAAgagtaataataacaaaaaaaaagacattaaGGAAAGGCCAACAATGGAGGAAGTCCGAGATGTTGGAGACAGCCAGGGATTCCGACTGCCGCAGCTTCATTGTTAAGAGTTTTCTGCTCGCGTCAGTGTTTGAATACCAGGAAGCAGACAGATGTCTCAGCCGCCATGGCCGTCCATCTGTCCGCCTTGCCCACCCCTCAAAGTGCCTGGTCCCCCTCCCAGTGTCCTTGTCCTCGAGCCAGCCAGAGTGGCGTCTGAGATCTTTAAATCATGTCGCAATTCTCCGTGGAGAGCCCAGTGGAAAAGCATTCTGCAAACAAAGCATAATCCACAGAATAATTCAGCCCTCATCTCTGCTAGGGACTGGATCACCTGATACTCCCCCCATCTCCCCATAGTCAATTGGGGGCTTGGAAcagagaacatagaataataggttTGGAAGCAAGTGTGGGTTGCTCTTACCACCGCTAATGGTGCGATGCGCATTCAGCTTCTCTTCTCATGTGCGCGCGCGTCCCAGCGAGaatttacttctgcacatgcacaggaagcaaagtaTTGTGAAGGGATGCACacacaaaatctctctctctcatgtgtcCCCtcctaagattttgcttctggaacAAACACTGTCAACGCATCTGTAATgtagcaaatgatttagctttactagataagtggtcaaagcaatggaaactgcagtttaatgtttccaaatgtaaaataacgcacttggggaaaaggaatcctcaatctgagtattgtattggcagttctgtgttagcaaaaacattcaggagtagtgatttctgacagtctccaaatgggggaagagtgcggtcaggtggtagggaaagcgagtagaatgcttggctgcatagctagaagtataacaagcaggaagagggagattgtgatcccgctgtatagagcactggtgagaccccatttgcaattctgtgttcagttctggagacatcacctatattgataaaattaaacgggtccaaagacgggctacaagaatggtggaaggtcttaagcataaaacgtatcaggaaaaagttaatgaactcaatctgtagagtctggaggacagaaggaaaaggggggacacgactgaaacatttaagtatgttaaagtgttaaataaggttcaggagggaggtgtttttaataggaaagtgaacccaagtacaagggggcacaatctgaggttagttgggggaaagatcagaaacaacgtgagaaaatattattttactgaaagagtagcagatgcttggaacaaattcccAGCAGGcgtgggttggtaaatccacagtaactgaatttaaacatgtctgggataaacatatatatccatcctaagataaaatacaggaaccaggaggtctttttctgccgtcaatcttctgtgtttctatggatGGAGCATTCCCTTTTCTTCTTAAATTTCCCATTGCTACAAAGGCTGAAAATTTCATTTTGCTCATTCAGAGGCTGCCAATCATCCTAAAATTGTGGGTCCGGCACCATTGTGCGGCAACCTCTCTGTCCGATTAAAAACCAGAAAGCTCAGCTTCACGGGATGCCAAACGTTATGTAATATTAACTTCTGCTTGGATTGGGGAAATTGGACGCTTCTTATCTTTTGATTAAAGAGCCTTGCCAAGGTCCCTGGACAATCAATCCACTGTTCAGAAAAGTTACCTTTTAGAGTTGTTTTGAGTTCAACATTGGAGGAAGAAAAAATACAGGTGACGAAGTatttttcagagagagagagagagaagacagtaAATGGTCAAAGGCTGCCTTGTCTGTTACTTGTTTATTCATCTTGTTTTCTTAAAAGTGAATATGCCACTGTTCAAGCCAGAATCTTCACAGAGTGACACACAACAGCTAAAAATATACTAAGGTCACATATCAGGACAAaatgaagatgctggaaggctagGGAAGGCTTTGGAAATAGACAGGTAATTGATTGGATCAAAttgtcccaaggacaattccatctgtctgttcatcaccctggggggggaattattgaccctctcagagaaggttcgcaacttgggcgtcctcctcgacccacagctcacattagagaaccatctttcagctgtggcgaggggggcgtttgtccaggttcgcctggtgcaccagttgcggccctatttggaccgggactcactgctcacagtcactcacgccctcatcacctcgaggttcaactactgtaacgctctctacatggggctacctttgaaaagtgttcggaaagttcagatcatgcagaacgcagctgcgagagcaatcatgggctttcccaaatatgcccatgtcacaccaacactccgcagtctgcattggttgccgatcaatttccgggcacaattcaaagtgttggttaataaagcccttcatggcatcggaccagaatatctctgagaccgccttctgctgcacgaatcccagcgaccgattagttcccacagagtcggccttctccgggtcccgtcaactaaacaatgtcgtttggtgggccccaggggaagagccttctctgtggcggccctgactctctggaaccagctccccccagagattagaactgcccctaccctccttgcctttcgtaaactcctcaaaacccacctttgtcatcaggcatgggggaattgagatatctcccctgggcctatataatttatgaatggtatgtttgtaggtatgtctgcttaaaaatggggttttttaactattttaaattttaaattgtatattattagatttgttataaattgttttattgtgttgtgagccgccccgaatccaaggaaaggggcagcatacaaatctaataaataataataataataacataaaacgtaactaaataagtaagtaagtatggatTAAGGAATATAGTGAAATGTTtagctccttgattagtttctatccattgcttctttggacgccttcaggtgctttggagaatagtttgactcccctttatttgtggcagctcctgagatattggaacattgctatcatgtctcctctgattcttcttttcatcaaactagacatagccagttcctgcagccttcatatgttttaacctccagtctcctaattatctttgttgctcttctctgcactctttctagagtctccacatcttttttatatgGTGGTGACTAGAaccgaatgcaatattccaagtgtggccttaccaagaccttataaattgatattaacacttcacgtgatcttgattctgtccttctgtttatgcagcctagaaataTGTTGTCTTTTCCCCCCGGCTGTAGCacattgctggttcatatttaagttaTTGTCCACTAGGATGGTAGTCCACTAAATGTAGGGAAGGCCTGGgtaggggaaggaagaaagaaataaaaaggaaggaagaaagaaaggaagaaaggaaggaaggaagaaaggaataaaggaaagaaagaaggaaggtggaaagaggaaggaataaaggaataaaggaaaggaataaaggaataaaggaaagaaagaaggaaggtggaaagaggaaggaataaaggaataaaggaaaggaataaaggaataaagaaagaaagaaggaaggtggaaagaggaaggaagaaaggaagaaaggaaggaagaaaggagtaaaggaaaggaggaaggaaggtgcaaagaggaaggaagaaataaaaagaaagaaagaaaggaaagaaggaaggaaagaaagaaggaagaaaggtggatggaggaaggaataaataaaaagaaataaataaaagaaagaaagaagggaggaaggaagaaataaaaaggaaagaaaaaaatgaaagaaagaaggaaggaagaaagaaataaaaaggaaaaaagaagaaaggaaggagaaaggaagacagataaaggaagaaaggaaggaaggaaggaaaaagaaagaaagaaagaaagaaggaaggaaggaaggaaggtgcatggacaaaggaagaaataaaaagaaagaaagaaagaagcaagaaaTTAAAAGTaagtaagaaggaaggaggaaggaagaaataaaaaggaaggaaggaaggaaagaaggagaaaagaaagaaagaaagaaagaagaaagaaaaaagaaagaaaagacagaaacaaagaaaagaaggaaggaaagaatgaaggaaggaaggaaggaaggaggaaggaagaaaaaaaaagaaaggagaaaagaaaggaaggaaagaaagaaagaaagaaagaaaaaaggaaggaaatactATATATGGTTGATAAAGTGTAAGATGACTAACAATAGAGCTAGGAGGGCTTATCCTCCGATATCTGTAGGAGCTGTGGTTGGGCCCCTTATCATTTCTTGGCATAATTTCTGTAGGTAAAAGGCTCCACTGGGCAGCATCAGTCATGATCAGTGTGTTCTTGAAGACGACGTATCCTGAGAAATAGGTTAGGACTGGGGATAAGGTAAAACGTTCCAAAAAAGGCTCTTCCCATTTCGGGAGGGTCACCCGAAGGTCTTAGGCAAAAGCAAAGATAAAGGTAGACGGGAGGCTATTTTGATTTAAGCCTCCTCCTCCCAGGGCCTTTTGACCAATAATTCACCCTAGCAAGTCCCAACAATCCTTCTCTCCCAAAGATTAAATTCATTTCAGCCTTCTGGGTCAAAGAAGGAACCTCCACTGTCGTTCGGAATGATTGATTTGCTCTTCACTTGTTTCCCTTCTGAATGTTATTACAAATTCTTTGCATTGGCATTCTGCGTTGTGAGTGATAAGAGTTAATGGCAAAAGCCAGAGACGGGTCCAAAAATGATTGGAATCGCTGGAAGTAGGAGtggatttgggttcttttaccctctgggcCTGCGCAAAACATTCTTGGCATGCGCAGatagtaaaagaacccaaatggggctctccaggttgggaaccactgctccaaAGCactgaaggcaaaacaagaagcagcAGATGGAAAGTAAttacaacctagaactaaggagaaatttcctgacagttggaacaattaatcagcggaacaacttgccaccagaaattgtgaatgcttcaacacttgaAGTTTTAGAgaagctgtggcaaggggggcgtttgcccaggttcacctggtgcaccagttgcggccttatctggatcgggagtcactgctcacagtcactcatgccctcatcaccttgaggctcgactactgtaacgctctctacatggggctacctttgaagagtgttcggaaacttcagatcgtgcagaatgcagctgcgagagctatcatgggctttcctaaatatgcccatgtcacaccaacactccgcagtctgcattggttgccgatcagtttccgggcacaattcaaagtgttggttatgacctttaaagcccttcatggcatcggaccagaatttatttatttatttatttattacttagatttgtatgccgcccctctccgaagacccgagaccgccttctgccacacaaatcccagcgaccagttaggtcccacagagtgggccttctccgagtcccgtcaactaaacgatgttgtttggcgggacccaggggaagagccttctctgtggtggccccggccctctggaaccagctccccccaaagattagaattgcccccaccctcctcgcctttcgtaagctccttaaaacccacctctgccatcaggcatgggggaactgagatattccttccccctaggcctttacaatttatgcatggtatgtttgcgtgtatgtttggttttataataagggtttggttttttttagttgttttagtgttggattattacatgctgcttttatcgttgttagccgcccgagtctacggagaggggtggcatacaaatcaagtaagtaagtaagtaagtaagtaagtaagtaagtaagtaagtaagtaagtaagtaagtaagtaagtaagtaagtaagtaagtaagtaagtaagtaagtaagtaaataatatgctgaataaccatctgtctggtgtagggtttcctgcctaggcaggggggtggactataaggcctccaaggtcccttccaactctgatatttcTATTCTGTTATGTGTTTACCAAAAGAATGATGGGGATTGTAGTCCAGTCCATCTGGAAGATGCCGTGTTGAAGACGTTTGGAGTTTTGGATGAGTACTGACATCAGGCCAAGTGATAACTGGGCATGGTTACTTGAAGTTTAGTGTAAGACAGGTTTACTGCTGAACATGTTGTGTGAACTCTACCTTTATGATCACAGGATAACACAAAAGAGTTTCTCAACAGCATCCTTTACTGGTAGATGGCTGAAGGGCCATCTCAAATTTCCCACCTTTCTGGTTTGGGGTTTTTACATACTTTCCTTATCCAGGGAAGGGAAAACAAACTGTTCTTGTCATTTGACGATAAAGATTTTTAATTAAAGTGACAGCAGGAGTCATgataacgagagagagagagagagagagagagatggagagagagggagagggagagcgagagagagggggggagggagagagagagagagggagaaagagagggagagggagggagggagggatatatatatactgtatagagagaaacctggtttcataagtaaaataaaataaaataaaaaaccaacaGTCCAGAATGCTCAGAATGTCATTCTTCATAGAGCTTGTCAGAAACATCGTGTAAGAAAAAGCTCAGCTTGGTTGAAAGCTTTTgggaaatttatttaatttatttatttattttgtcacgtacgtattggtggtatacaaagatataatacttcatatacataatactagtaaaacagaaacattaggacaggggacggaaggcatgctggtgcccttatgcacgccccttactgacctcttaggaatcgggagaggtcaacagtggacagtctaagggtaaagttttggggggttgggtgatgatactacagagtccgatagtgagttccatggtatcaactactcggttactaaagtcgtatttcctgcagtcgggtttggagcaatttattttaagtttgtatctgtggtgtgctcgtgtgttgttgtggttgaagctgaagtagtcattgacagtgaggatgttgtagcagatgattttatgggctatgcttaggtcacatttaagatgacgtagttctaagctttctaaacctaggattgtaagtctagttgcatagggtattctgttgtgagtggaggagtggagggctcttctagtaaagtatctctggacattttctagagtgtttatgtccgatttgtggcatgggttccagacagatgagcagtattcaaggattggtctggcgaaagttttgtatgctctggttagtagtgtgagattaccggagcagaagctacataggattaggtgaacaactcttgaagcctttttggtgatgttgttgcagtgggttttggcacttaggtcatttgatatgagtatttcaaggtcttttatggagtgagggtccTCTGCAAAGTCTTCTGTGTTCAGCTTgtgtttggtgttctgattctttttgccaatgtgtgggacaaagcattttttggttgagatttggagttgccagatgtttgaccattcagacacaaagccaAGGTCtatttggagagtagctgtgttatcagtggtgttgaagagtttgacATCGTCaacgaagagaacacagttgcttgtattgtgattgcaaaggtcagttCGCAAAATCAGCGACTTTTTTGAAGAGGGGATGATCATGTGGGGATTATAATTCCCAGCATGTTGGCTGAGAACGCTGGAAGTTGTAGCCCCAACACAGAaccatcaacccatggaacagaaattgccttcagaagttgtgagaacTTCAtcgcttgagactttcaagaagagactggactgtcatcTGTTAGAAATGgggtaaggtctcctgcttgggtgggtggggggctggactagatgacctacaaggtcccttccaattctataatCTGTAAAACTAAAAACGGaaacatagtgttgtggttagctctggcccagctcctgccccaaggactgtggatgtgggggacacatccacatgctgcaggcctgttttgaccccggtggaatctgatgatgaaggcttctctgaccaagaagacatgagtgacagggaggaggagagtggggcagacagctcagaaggagatcaattatcaagctcctccttggattcagaacaagagttaatgatacagccacacatgcggagagcgatgcatacgcagcaacaactgagagattattatcaaagaaaatgaggccacctgtggttgggtggggctgtggtcattagtgaggctgctataaatagcagcctgtgggtttggccattgtggaggattatctgaccgttgtgtttcgtgcctgctttactgactttgaccttttgtgtgctgatttccccccgctttgaaactaaaccagagcaaactgtgtgtcactttgtgaaagaaggactgtgaattgcctcccagctgcaagctaagtatctcagaactgataagggacttgtacaaatgaccagtttgtttggagacgagtgctctttgctatagcaaaagagggcttggtttaagtgaattttcattataaaaaatattgttttgaattttcaaacgtgtgtgtgtctgaactttgtacctgtgaatttttaggaggagtctaccagagaacccgacagaacacataggaAGGCTGCATTGGAATTCTGTGGTGGATAAGGGATATTTGCAATAGAGTTTAAGGACATGGAATCAAAGGCTACCACTGAATGTTAAATAGGATGCTGGGgggaaaaatccatttttttttctatttttccaggACTGGCAAATATTCCTTGGACTCAGGCTTGAGTGAGGATTGGCTATTTCTCGACTTCTATCCCTCCTGAATGTTTTTGAGACTTTTCCAGCCTCGGTTTCCAGACATCTGTTTACAAAAGGTTTGTTTCAAAAATCTGCATACGGTGAGAAAAGGCAGTTCAAAATGCATACGCATAATAGGAGTCCTCATGCATTTTATATTTCAAGCAAATATCAAAGCCTGCCAAAATTATGCTGGCCTTTTTAAAGAGAttgctcccccctccccatctcttAATTTTTACTAGGGTTAAATTATATCTTGCATAGTGATTGAAGGCTCGGGGGAAAAGTTATGCTTGGaaactttcttttttgttttattttaggtGCCTTTCATCAATCTTCCAAAGCAAATTTGATAAAGGAAGCGATATTTTTGCGGCCCTGTTTCACTGCAGAAGTTTCTtctaagagagggagagagagagaaagtgagagagagaaagagtaaagagaaaagagaaagaaagatcaaaagagagaaagaaaaagcgagagaaagagaaagagcaaaagagagagagagaaagagagagaaaaagaaaaagaaagagaaagagagtgagagaaagagaaaaagagaaagaagagcaagagagagagagagaaagaaaaagaaagaaagagagagagagaaagagaaaaaagagcaagagagagcaagagagagggaagagagagagagagggaaagaaagagaaagagggaaagagagaaaaaagaacgaaagagaaagagtaagaaaaaaagagagagacaaaggagagagagagaaaaaagagagagaaagagagaaagagagaaagagggagaaagagggaaagaaagaacaagaaagaaaacaaaagagagggagaaagagagaaagaaagaaagaaaaagagagagagagaaagagagagagagagagagagaaagaaagaaagaaagaaagagtgagtgagaaagagaaagaggagaatccTGGCAGCTCAACTGTTAAACTGGCCTTTGATTACTGGATGTTGAACTGGGTGTGATGTCATCATTGTAACATGAGCTTCCTGCCCAGCCATTCGGCTGCCTTTAAATACCAGCGCTATCCCCAGGACTTCTCCACAGGCTTCCTACGGGCAACCCGACTCGCCAGGCCAACCTACAAGCTCCCTCTGACCTCCTTGCGGCGAGAGAAGCAAAAACCCGGTGTCAAGCCAGCATGTCCACTTCCCTGAGAGTGAGCCCGTCCGTCCACGGCTATCACTTCGACACGGCTCTGCGTAAGAAAGCCGTGCCCAACATCTTTGAGAACCTGGACCAGGAGACCCTGGAGAAGCTCTTCAAAAACTCCGGGGACAGAAAAGCAGAGGAAAGAGCTAAGATCATTCTGGCCACCGACCAAGATCTGGAGGAAAAAGCAAAATCCCTCATGGCTCTGAAGCAGAGAACCCGAGAGAAACTCTTCCAGTTTCTGAAGTTTGGGAAACATTCCATCAAAATCCACTGAAGAGCCACAGGTGCAAGATGGTGACCACCCAAAAAAAGGTCTACATATTACAAAAATTGCACAGCTCTCCTGCTGGTGTTTTGGCTCAGCAGCATCTCCAGCGCCTGGTACGAGACGGACAATGCTTGGACACGCCAGTCATGGGTCGTTCAATGCTCACTGACTATGCGTGCGCATGTGTTTCTTCTGCAGACTCCAACTTGAACAGTTCCAAAGTGAGTCTCTCGCATTAAACGATGGAAGCAGCAGATCCAGAGCCAACAAAA
The nucleotide sequence above comes from Erythrolamprus reginae isolate rEryReg1 chromosome 12, rEryReg1.hap1, whole genome shotgun sequence. Encoded proteins:
- the TCIM gene encoding transcriptional and immune response regulator, producing the protein MSTSLRVSPSVHGYHFDTALRKKAVPNIFENLDQETLEKLFKNSGDRKAEERAKIILATDQDLEEKAKSLMALKQRTREKLFQFLKFGKHSIKIH